The genomic region GGCGATCTGCCCAGGACGCAGCACACGCTGAAGCGCGCGCTGACGATCCTGAAGGTGCTGGTGGCGCAGTTGGACATCCTGGAGACGATGACGCCGCTCGAGTTTCTGACCTTTCGCGAGCGGCTGGAGAGCGGCAGCGGCTTTCAGTCGCACCAGTTCCGCGAGCTGGAGTTCGAGTTGGGGCAGAAGAGCAGGGACGCGATCGAACGGCTGCCGGAGGGAGCCGGCCGCGCCGCGCTGGAGGAGCGCTGGGCTGCACCCACGCTCTGGGACGCCTTCCTGAGCTACCTGGCGAACGAGGAGTACCCGGTGCCTTCAGGGCAGCTCGATCGGGACGTGACCGGCCCCATCGAGGAATCGCCGGAACTCCAGGAGGTGCTCGTCGAGCTGTACCGGACCGACCCCAGGAACGCCGAACTCTGCGAGCGCCTGGTAGACCTCGACGAAGGCATCCAGGAGTGGCGCTACCGGCACGTGAAGATGGTCGAGCGGACCATCGGGACGAAGGCCGGGACCGGCGGCTCGAGCGGCGCCGAGTATCTCAGGAAGACCCTGTTCCGGTCCGCCTTCCCCGATCTGTGGGCGATTCGGGCGCGCCTGTGAGCGAGGTCGTGGCGCGCGGCGCTGCTGGCGGGTCGGCGCCGTTGACGCCGGCCGAGCTGTTCGCGTCTCCCAACGCGCTGGCGCCGCACTACAGCCGCTTCCGCGTGGCGCGGCGCCTCCTGCTCACGGGGCACTCGCACCAGGCGTGGCCGGACGTGGCGTTCGAGGGGCAGCGGCGCGCCTGGCTGGACGCCGCCGAGCACGTGGACGACAAGTGGGATCTGGTGGCCGGCGTTGCCGACCGCGTGCGCGCGGGTTACCGGCGGCTGCTAGGCGACCCGGACGGCGACATCGCGCTCGCGGCGAGCACCCACGAGCTGGTCGTCCGCCTTCTGTCGGCGCTGGACCTGAGGGCGCGCCCGCGAGTCGTCACGACGGACGGCGAGTTCCACAGCATCCGACGCCAACTGGACCGGCTGGCCGAGGAGGGCCTGGAGGTGGTGAAGGTGGCGTCGAGTCCGGTCGGCACGCTGGCCGAGCGGGTTGCCGCCGAGGTGGACGATCGTACCGCCTGCACCATGGTGTCTTCGGTCCTGTTCGCGAGCGCTGAGATAGTGCCTCATCTGCGCGCCGTCGCGGAGGCGTGTGCGGCCCGCGGCGCCGCTTGCCTCGTGGACGCCTACCATCACCTCAACATCGTCCCGTTCGACCTCGTTGCCGCGGGACTGGAGCGCGCGTTCGTC from Gemmatimonadota bacterium harbors:
- a CDS encoding tryptophan 2,3-dioxygenase family protein; this encodes MTAREAVNYSNYLKIPELLALQNPRSEGPEHDEMLFIVIHQVYELWFKQVLHELDYVKRLLRSGDLPRTQHTLKRALTILKVLVAQLDILETMTPLEFLTFRERLESGSGFQSHQFRELEFELGQKSRDAIERLPEGAGRAALEERWAAPTLWDAFLSYLANEEYPVPSGQLDRDVTGPIEESPELQEVLVELYRTDPRNAELCERLVDLDEGIQEWRYRHVKMVERTIGTKAGTGGSSGAEYLRKTLFRSAFPDLWAIRARL
- a CDS encoding kynureninase, with amino-acid sequence MFASPNALAPHYSRFRVARRLLLTGHSHQAWPDVAFEGQRRAWLDAAEHVDDKWDLVAGVADRVRAGYRRLLGDPDGDIALAASTHELVVRLLSALDLRARPRVVTTDGEFHSIRRQLDRLAEEGLEVVKVASSPVGTLAERVAAEVDDRTACTMVSSVLFASAEIVPHLRAVAEACAARGAACLVDAYHHLNIVPFDLVAAGLERAFVTGGGYKYCQLGEGNAFLRTPPGLSLRPAFTGWFAEFDARAGTKVPGEIPYAPGPGRWGGATFDPTAHYRAASVFDFFEALDLTPAFLREVSRHQVGLLARLCGSGSLAGLVSLPREPESPEMGELAGFLAVRIGDADRLSRALRRRGVWTDARGDILRLGPAPYLSDAQLEEAVSRLSAVAADG